In Candidatus Cloacimonadota bacterium, the following proteins share a genomic window:
- the rfbA gene encoding glucose-1-phosphate thymidylyltransferase — protein sequence MKGIILAGGAGSRLYPNSLIYSKQLTMVYDKPMIYYPLSVLMLIGIKEILIISDQDTYLSYKKLFKDGSQLGLSIHYEIQDKPRGLADAFLVGEEFIGNDSVTMILGDNIFYGKLDFIRSALKQNYGATVFGYYVKDPQRYGVIEFDENGKIISIEEKPIKPKSNYAVVGLYIYDNNVVEYAKKLHPSARGELEITDLNKEYLKRNKLKVELFGRGIAWLDTGTPQTLLEASTFIGAVEHRQDLKIACIEEIAYLMGYISRGDLKRIINNMPNCSYKSYLEKIYHDKIIGSVN from the coding sequence ATGAAAGGCATCATATTAGCTGGTGGAGCTGGTTCCAGACTCTATCCCAATTCATTAATTTATAGCAAACAGCTCACAATGGTTTATGACAAACCCATGATATACTATCCTTTATCTGTGCTAATGCTGATTGGCATAAAAGAAATATTGATAATTTCTGATCAGGATACCTATCTTTCATATAAAAAGTTGTTTAAAGACGGCTCTCAACTTGGATTATCAATACATTATGAGATTCAGGATAAACCTCGCGGATTAGCCGACGCTTTTCTGGTAGGAGAAGAATTTATCGGGAATGATTCCGTTACAATGATTCTGGGTGATAATATCTTTTATGGAAAACTTGATTTTATTCGATCTGCTCTAAAGCAAAATTATGGAGCAACCGTTTTCGGATATTATGTAAAAGATCCTCAACGCTACGGCGTTATTGAGTTTGACGAAAACGGAAAGATAATTTCTATTGAGGAAAAACCCATAAAACCAAAATCAAATTACGCAGTTGTTGGATTGTATATTTATGATAACAATGTTGTTGAATATGCAAAAAAACTACATCCATCTGCTCGGGGTGAGTTGGAAATTACTGATTTAAATAAGGAATATCTGAAAAGAAACAAATTAAAAGTAGAATTGTTTGGTCGTGGAATCGCCTGGCTTGATACCGGAACACCGCAAACTCTTCTGGAAGCATCTACGTTTATCGGAGCAGTAGAACACAGGCAAGATCTGAAAATTGCCTGTATCGAAGAAATTGCATATTTGATGGGATATATTTCCAGAGGTGATCTAAAAAGAATTATAAACAACATGCCGAATTGCAGTTACAAAAGTTATTTAGAAAAAATTTATCACGATAAAATAATTGGGAGCGTTAACTAA
- a CDS encoding N-acetyltransferase: MRKLISEKAEIGKDTKIGLNVIIEDDVIIGDNCLIGHNVIIHKGSKIGSGVRIDDGTIIGKEPLFSPRSIFKKKTFEPALIGDDCLIGANVVIYVGCVIGNKNLIADSSTIRENVTIGDINIIGRNVTIENFVNIGSRCKFETNVYITAYSEVGDYCFVAPCVATSNDNYMARDKERYKHFKGVTLKTGARIGVNATILPGKIIEEDGMVAAGSVVAKNVPKEKVVLGHPAKVLRNVDEKQLLKNNLDK; encoded by the coding sequence ATGAGAAAATTAATATCTGAAAAAGCAGAGATCGGAAAAGACACGAAGATTGGACTGAACGTCATCATAGAAGATGATGTTATTATTGGAGATAATTGTCTGATTGGGCATAATGTCATCATACATAAAGGATCGAAAATCGGAAGTGGAGTACGAATCGATGATGGAACGATCATCGGCAAAGAACCACTCTTTTCACCGAGAAGTATATTCAAGAAAAAGACATTTGAACCTGCTTTAATTGGAGATGATTGCCTCATCGGAGCAAATGTGGTCATATATGTGGGATGTGTGATCGGAAATAAAAATCTCATTGCGGACTCTTCAACCATCCGGGAAAATGTTACGATCGGTGATATAAATATTATCGGAAGGAACGTGACCATTGAGAACTTCGTGAATATCGGAAGCAGGTGTAAATTTGAAACAAATGTTTATATTACAGCTTATTCAGAAGTCGGTGATTACTGTTTTGTAGCCCCCTGTGTAGCAACCAGCAATGATAACTATATGGCTCGAGATAAAGAGCGTTATAAACACTTCAAAGGTGTAACACTCAAGACTGGTGCTCGAATCGGGGTGAATGCAACCATCCTTCCCGGTAAGATCATCGAAGAAGATGGCATGGTCGCTGCAGGATCTGTCGTAGCAAAGAATGTTCCCAAAGAAAAAGTCGTACTCGGACATCCTGCAAAAGTGCTTCGCAATGTCGATGAAAAGCAATTATTGAAAAATAATCTGGATAAATAA
- a CDS encoding Gfo/Idh/MocA family oxidoreductase, with translation MQEKPRVAVIGSGSWGFNHVRTFFNLPTCDLVGVSDLSEKNLKRVKGQFPEVITTQNFTDFTNSDDIDAVIIPSSAEAHYEIAKDALEHGKHCLVEKPITLDIDEAQELVDLANEKDLVLMVGHLLLYHGAVDYLKKMVDEKEIGDMLYLYSQRVNLGKVRSNENALWSFAPHDISIMLYLIDSKPVRVSATGQSFLQKKNNIHDVVFFTIYFENGTIATGQVSWLDPHKIRKFTIVGSEKMVTFDDMEVREKIRIYDKGVDASDVSYDSFAESLSIHDGDISIPKITLTEPLKREDSHFIDCIINKKKPLTDGQNGLDVLKVLVAAQTSLENHGAPQEIV, from the coding sequence ATGCAGGAAAAACCAAGAGTAGCAGTCATAGGATCAGGATCATGGGGATTTAATCATGTGAGAACATTTTTCAATCTACCGACCTGTGATCTGGTGGGAGTGAGTGACCTCAGCGAGAAAAATCTCAAAAGAGTAAAAGGTCAATTCCCGGAAGTTATAACGACACAAAATTTCACAGATTTCACCAATAGTGATGATATCGACGCAGTGATCATACCATCCAGTGCGGAAGCTCATTATGAAATTGCCAAAGATGCACTCGAGCATGGCAAACACTGTTTGGTTGAAAAACCAATCACTTTAGATATTGATGAGGCACAGGAATTAGTTGATCTTGCAAATGAAAAAGACCTGGTTCTGATGGTCGGACATCTGCTTCTTTATCATGGAGCAGTAGATTATCTTAAGAAAATGGTTGATGAAAAAGAAATCGGTGACATGCTCTATCTTTACTCACAGCGTGTAAACCTTGGCAAGGTTAGATCAAATGAAAACGCACTCTGGAGTTTTGCTCCACACGATATCTCGATCATGCTGTATCTAATCGATTCCAAGCCGGTTCGCGTGTCTGCGACAGGGCAGAGTTTCTTACAGAAGAAAAACAACATCCATGATGTGGTGTTCTTCACCATTTACTTTGAAAACGGAACTATCGCAACAGGTCAAGTCAGCTGGCTTGATCCTCATAAGATAAGGAAATTCACTATTGTGGGAAGCGAAAAAATGGTCACCTTCGATGATATGGAAGTACGTGAAAAAATAAGGATCTACGACAAAGGCGTGGATGCTTCTGACGTGTCCTATGATTCCTTTGCAGAATCCCTCTCCATTCATGATGGTGATATTTCTATTCCTAAAATAACACTTACCGAACCTCTCAAACGTGAGGATTCCCATTTTATCGACTGTATCATCAATAAGAAAAAACCGCTCACCGATGGACAGAATGGACTTGATGTGCTTAAAGTTCTTGTTGCAGCACAGACATCATTGGAAAATCATGGCGCACCACAGGAAATCGTATAA